Proteins encoded within one genomic window of Pedobacter africanus:
- a CDS encoding Gfo/Idh/MocA family oxidoreductase produces the protein MKPKEPQQANSRRDFIKKTAVGLAAFTIVPRYVLGGQGFIAPSDKLTKAVIGVGGMGRNHFPYEGTQVVAICDVDKRHIAKSLPMLDKGVKTFSDYREMIQLPEVDIVHIATPPHWHGIMAVDAANAGKDIWCEKPMTHTIGEGKKVMEAVQANGRIFRLNTWFRFKDTFYGLGTTVKPVKKLVDSGLLGWPLKVTVSRHTGYDWKFFWVGKDNLPPEPVPAELDYNSWLGPAPYKPYSTHRVHQTFRGYWDYDGGGLSDMGQHYLDPIQYFLGKDDTNPISVEIDAPQQHTDAVGIWRRITYTYADGCQIILDGEAKDANVPYIEGPKGKLYPGFKSDIPDLERKLAAFPDPAPQLTDFSEAVRTRQQFALNEQNGHRSCNIINIGLAALRLGRNLKFDPVKQEFIDDEGANRLINPVMRAPFTI, from the coding sequence ATGAAACCCAAAGAACCACAACAAGCAAACTCCAGAAGAGATTTCATTAAAAAGACTGCGGTAGGATTGGCCGCATTTACCATTGTTCCGCGATATGTATTGGGCGGACAGGGATTTATTGCACCAAGTGATAAGCTGACCAAGGCCGTTATTGGTGTTGGCGGCATGGGCCGTAACCACTTTCCTTACGAAGGCACACAGGTGGTTGCGATCTGCGATGTAGACAAAAGGCACATCGCCAAGTCGCTGCCCATGCTGGATAAAGGGGTAAAGACCTTTAGCGACTATCGTGAGATGATCCAGCTTCCGGAGGTAGATATTGTGCACATTGCGACACCACCGCACTGGCATGGCATTATGGCTGTGGATGCGGCCAACGCTGGTAAAGACATTTGGTGTGAAAAACCCATGACGCATACCATAGGCGAAGGAAAAAAGGTGATGGAGGCCGTACAGGCCAATGGCAGGATCTTCAGGTTAAATACCTGGTTCCGTTTTAAAGATACTTTTTATGGACTGGGTACTACCGTTAAACCGGTGAAAAAATTGGTAGATAGCGGTTTGCTGGGCTGGCCTTTAAAGGTTACGGTAAGCAGGCATACGGGCTACGACTGGAAATTTTTCTGGGTAGGTAAGGATAATTTGCCTCCTGAGCCGGTGCCTGCAGAACTGGACTACAATTCCTGGCTTGGCCCTGCGCCTTATAAACCTTACAGCACCCACCGCGTGCACCAGACTTTCAGAGGCTACTGGGATTATGATGGTGGTGGTTTAAGTGACATGGGACAGCATTACCTGGACCCGATCCAATACTTTTTGGGTAAAGACGATACCAACCCAATATCTGTCGAAATTGATGCCCCGCAACAACATACGGATGCTGTAGGCATCTGGCGCAGAATAACCTATACTTATGCAGATGGCTGCCAGATTATTTTAGATGGTGAGGCTAAGGATGCGAATGTACCTTATATAGAAGGACCAAAAGGAAAGCTTTACCCAGGGTTTAAATCGGATATCCCTGATCTGGAACGCAAGCTTGCTGCATTCCCTGATCCGGCACCACAACTCACCGATTTCAGCGAAGCGGTAAGAACAAGACAGCAGTTTGCCTTAAATGAGCAGAACGGGCACCGTTCATGTAACATCATTAACATAGGCCTTGCTGCCCTGCGTTTGGGACGTAACCTGAAGTTTGACCCGGTTAAACAGGAATTTATTGATGATGAAGGCGCAAACCGATTGATTAACCCGGTTATGCGTGCCCCTTTTACCATTTAA
- a CDS encoding ROK family transcriptional regulator — MQDKQLIHKYQLVKHLFNLGPCSVSALCRTMNMSTPSILKLISGLTDEGWIEKKGYGVSLGGRKPDLYSLKDKKILILCIDIALFHTKIAIIDNNYNYIVEAQTIALPISKSTRSDFLHILSGHVQDILKDHHISKETLIGCSVGMPGLVDSEKGKSYSYFLSDEEDISLTTEFEKTLKLPVVIQNDVNGSSMAEFTHGMAKGKQNVLILLMDLGVGLGIIMDGKLRKGACGFSGELGHIPFVENGALCYCGKHGCLETITSGNALSEMAKEGILAGKNSMLNKLSKEELQRIEPAVIIEAANKGDQYAIQLLSNIGTYMGKGIAMLIQLFNPELIILSGKIAEAKQYITLPMQQAINTYCMTQIRERTTILSSELGENSRLLGYATTGIDHFLDTCIQKAGKPKSKLQVQ; from the coding sequence ATGCAAGATAAGCAGCTGATACACAAATACCAGCTGGTCAAACATCTTTTTAACCTTGGCCCATGTTCTGTCTCTGCCTTATGCCGTACCATGAACATGAGCACCCCCAGTATTCTAAAACTGATCAGTGGTTTAACAGATGAAGGCTGGATAGAAAAGAAAGGTTATGGCGTATCTCTTGGCGGCAGGAAACCCGATCTCTACAGCTTAAAAGATAAAAAGATCCTGATCCTTTGTATTGACATCGCCTTGTTCCACACCAAAATAGCCATTATTGACAACAATTATAATTACATAGTAGAGGCCCAGACCATTGCCCTGCCCATCTCCAAAAGCACCCGGTCCGATTTTCTCCATATATTAAGCGGCCATGTACAGGATATTCTGAAAGACCATCACATCAGCAAAGAAACTTTGATTGGCTGCAGCGTAGGTATGCCGGGCCTGGTCGACTCTGAAAAAGGAAAAAGCTACAGCTATTTTCTTAGTGATGAAGAAGACATCTCGCTCACAACGGAATTTGAGAAAACACTGAAACTCCCTGTCGTTATCCAGAATGATGTCAACGGATCGTCTATGGCCGAATTTACGCACGGCATGGCAAAAGGCAAGCAGAACGTCCTCATCCTGTTAATGGACCTGGGCGTCGGGCTCGGCATCATTATGGATGGCAAATTAAGAAAAGGTGCCTGCGGGTTTTCGGGCGAGCTGGGCCACATCCCCTTCGTAGAGAACGGGGCCCTGTGTTACTGCGGCAAACACGGCTGTCTCGAAACCATTACTTCCGGCAACGCTTTATCAGAAATGGCAAAAGAAGGCATACTAGCGGGCAAAAACTCCATGCTCAACAAACTCAGTAAAGAAGAACTGCAAAGGATTGAACCTGCTGTGATTATAGAAGCAGCAAACAAAGGCGATCAGTATGCCATCCAGCTGCTCTCCAATATCGGTACCTATATGGGTAAAGGTATCGCCATGCTCATTCAGCTCTTTAACCCCGAACTCATCATATTAAGCGGAAAAATTGCAGAGGCCAAGCAATACATTACCCTGCCCATGCAACAGGCCATCAATACCTATTGCATGACCCAGATCAGGGAGCGGACCACTATCCTCTCTTCCGAGCTTGGCGAAAACTCAAGGCTGCTGGGCTATGCCACAACAGGGATCGATCATTTTCTGGACACCTGCATTCAGAAAGCCGGAAAACCAAAGTCAAAGCTTCAGGTTCAGTAA
- a CDS encoding DnaJ C-terminal domain-containing protein — protein sequence MAFIDYYQTLEIDKTASQDDIKKAYRKLARKYHPDLNPNDKEANKRFQQINEANEALSDPEKRKKYDEYGEHWKNAEQFEQAKRAQSQQQQYQGSGNPFGGGTSGSYTAEDFGSGDFSEFFENMFGKGAGRRGGSQVKYKGQDYQAELQLELMDAYKTHKQTLTVNGKNLRITIPAGIADGQVIKLGGQGGPGRNGGPNGDLYITFNIAAHPVFKRLNDDVYLNKEIDLYTAVLGGDVTVNTMDGMVKLKVAPGTQNGAKVRLKGKGFPVYKKEGHFGNLFVTFTVKIPAALNEKQQELFKELQKLES from the coding sequence ATGGCATTTATAGATTACTACCAGACACTGGAAATTGACAAAACAGCCTCCCAGGATGATATCAAAAAAGCTTACCGCAAGCTGGCCAGAAAGTACCACCCCGATCTGAACCCTAACGACAAAGAAGCCAACAAACGCTTCCAGCAAATCAATGAAGCCAATGAAGCGCTGAGCGATCCGGAAAAAAGGAAGAAGTACGACGAATATGGCGAGCATTGGAAAAATGCAGAGCAGTTTGAGCAGGCCAAACGGGCACAGTCACAGCAGCAGCAATACCAGGGTTCCGGAAATCCTTTCGGTGGCGGCACTTCAGGCAGTTATACTGCCGAGGATTTCGGAAGCGGCGATTTCTCGGAATTCTTTGAAAATATGTTTGGAAAAGGTGCTGGACGGCGAGGCGGCAGTCAGGTTAAATACAAAGGGCAGGACTACCAGGCAGAGCTGCAGCTTGAACTGATGGATGCCTATAAAACCCATAAACAAACGCTGACCGTAAATGGAAAGAACCTGCGCATTACTATTCCTGCAGGGATTGCCGACGGACAGGTGATCAAACTGGGCGGACAAGGTGGACCGGGCAGGAATGGCGGACCAAACGGCGATCTGTATATCACTTTCAACATCGCAGCCCACCCTGTTTTTAAGAGGTTAAATGATGATGTATACCTCAACAAAGAGATCGATTTGTATACTGCAGTGCTGGGCGGCGACGTTACAGTAAATACAATGGATGGGATGGTGAAATTAAAAGTTGCACCAGGCACCCAAAACGGAGCAAAAGTGAGGCTAAAGGGCAAAGGCTTCCCGGTTTACAAAAAAGAAGGGCATTTCGGGAACCTCTTTGTAACCTTTACGGTAAAAATCCCTGCCGCACTCAACGAAAAACAACAGGAACTGTTTAAAGAATTACAAAAACTGGAATCATGA
- a CDS encoding chaperone modulator CbpM → MNNELITITEYCVKYEIDPLFINSLEESGIIVFTNVGLEKFIHTTQFAEIDRYIHFHYDLHINIEGIDAIRHLLNKVSSLQDEISQLKRQLLLHET, encoded by the coding sequence ATGAACAACGAACTCATCACTATAACAGAATATTGTGTAAAATACGAGATTGATCCTTTATTCATCAATTCCCTGGAAGAATCCGGCATTATTGTATTTACTAACGTAGGCCTGGAAAAATTTATACATACCACCCAGTTTGCCGAAATTGACAGGTACATACATTTTCATTATGACCTGCACATCAATATAGAAGGGATTGACGCCATCCGGCATTTGCTGAACAAAGTAAGTAGCCTGCAGGATGAGATCAGCCAGTTGAAAAGGCAGTTATTGCTCCATGAAACCTGA
- a CDS encoding helix-turn-helix transcriptional regulator — MQSHIKLQLAPTEPLTLDALLLISSLPLKIAEAQRIVTDDGYLLIQSINHYIAHIELFEYNLIRDSKIDFVIERPSFFMQIVLGKNTCCMSYKPAGKYRRILPAGNDQILLISFQTEWLNKKCHKLAEFKPFNEISGDTGYAAVNLPPFGIAKNIFKSLKSLDSKTNEFNIDADVHVFVNKCFNKYYHKLSSRNATTSYHQHKAQAIAAFIEENFATELVDDLPKLAQRFMVSERSMARLAKIAFGTPLREKVINFRMCSSLEQLITTNYPIYEIAKRSGYKEGHYFSKAFRKHYGVAPKYILRPHRRSACKL; from the coding sequence ATGCAATCACACATCAAACTTCAATTGGCTCCAACTGAGCCCCTGACCCTTGATGCTCTCCTGTTAATCAGCAGTCTGCCACTTAAAATAGCAGAAGCCCAACGAATCGTTACTGATGATGGATATCTTCTTATCCAGTCTATCAATCATTACATTGCGCACATTGAATTGTTTGAATACAATTTAATCAGGGACAGCAAGATAGACTTCGTTATAGAACGACCCTCGTTTTTTATGCAAATCGTATTGGGTAAAAATACCTGCTGCATGAGTTATAAGCCCGCCGGAAAATACCGCAGAATCCTACCCGCCGGAAATGACCAGATCTTGCTCATTTCATTCCAGACAGAATGGCTAAATAAAAAATGTCACAAGCTGGCAGAGTTCAAACCCTTTAACGAAATTTCCGGCGATACCGGATATGCAGCCGTCAACCTTCCCCCCTTTGGTATAGCCAAAAACATTTTTAAGTCGCTCAAAAGCCTGGATTCAAAAACAAATGAGTTCAATATAGATGCCGATGTGCATGTGTTTGTCAACAAATGCTTTAATAAATACTACCATAAGCTGAGCTCAAGGAATGCCACAACCAGCTACCACCAGCACAAAGCCCAGGCAATAGCAGCCTTTATTGAAGAAAATTTTGCTACAGAACTGGTAGACGATCTGCCTAAACTTGCCCAGCGCTTTATGGTATCCGAAAGAAGCATGGCCCGCCTGGCTAAAATAGCCTTTGGCACCCCTTTACGGGAGAAAGTGATTAACTTCAGGATGTGCTCCAGTTTAGAACAGCTCATCACTACAAATTATCCGATCTATGAAATAGCCAAACGAAGTGGCTACAAAGAGGGACATTATTTCAGCAAAGCATTTAGAAAGCACTATGGAGTAGCCCCAAAATACATATTACGTCCGCACAGAAGATCGGCATGTAAATTGTAA
- a CDS encoding MauE/DoxX family redox-associated membrane protein, with product MQISLNNQPRLHLSAKHREIITDIAIYLFVALFMYTAASKFLTIKSFASTLAKSPLIGSYSLFVAWAIPTVEVQISLLLIVPSAKRIGLYASFALMTLFTGYLMYMVFSGVELPCHCGGVISRMTWQQHIWFNLGFVALAIAGITANKK from the coding sequence ATGCAAATCTCATTAAACAACCAGCCACGCCTCCATTTGTCTGCTAAGCACCGGGAGATCATTACCGATATTGCGATCTACCTGTTTGTTGCACTTTTCATGTACACAGCAGCAAGTAAATTCCTTACCATTAAATCATTTGCCAGCACATTGGCCAAATCGCCACTCATCGGTAGTTACAGCCTGTTTGTAGCCTGGGCTATTCCAACGGTTGAAGTACAGATCAGTTTATTGCTGATTGTGCCTTCTGCTAAGAGAATTGGCTTGTACGCATCCTTTGCATTGATGACCTTATTTACAGGCTATTTGATGTACATGGTCTTCTCAGGAGTAGAACTACCGTGTCACTGCGGAGGTGTCATCAGCCGCATGACCTGGCAACAACACATCTGGTTTAACCTGGGCTTCGTAGCCCTGGCCATTGCAGGAATCACCGCCAACAAAAAATAA
- a CDS encoding RagB/SusD family nutrient uptake outer membrane protein, translating to MMKISSINIFCFLLLFLILQSCKKEWLAAKPDKSLVVPETIKDYQSLLDNVGVFNTAQACGLGEVGAGDFYIADANWSAVNVNQEKGAYTWAKTEEFYNGELSQDWESAYRRVLNANVILNGIEKIKPQISEQQNWNNVKGSALFFRAFDFFNLAQGYCVNYNSASANQDLGLLLKLEYNINAKHKRSTLQQTYDQIIKDLETAANLLNTKSAVKTRPSKEAAYALLARTYLVMGNYEKAGQYANLTLLVQDDLLDYSKLNSAAAFPITRFNTEVIFHSLFYFGIFNPNRMTVTPGLYSEYVAGDCRKTIFFGPTGLNFKGSYNGDRSLFGGLTTGEMYLIRAEARARLGELMGALNDLNTLRRNRWIGIYADLNSADAATVLDYVIKERRRELPFRGIRWSDLRRLNTDSRFAVTLTRTNNGNTYTLPPNDKRYVLPIDEQEIRLSGIQQNER from the coding sequence ATGATGAAAATAAGTTCAATCAATATTTTTTGTTTCCTGTTACTTTTCCTGATTCTTCAATCGTGTAAGAAAGAATGGCTGGCAGCAAAACCTGATAAATCGTTGGTGGTTCCTGAAACCATAAAAGATTATCAATCTTTATTGGATAATGTTGGGGTATTTAATACTGCACAGGCTTGTGGGCTTGGCGAAGTTGGTGCGGGGGATTTCTATATTGCTGATGCCAATTGGTCTGCAGTAAATGTGAATCAGGAAAAGGGTGCTTACACTTGGGCAAAGACAGAAGAATTTTATAATGGAGAACTAAGTCAGGATTGGGAAAGCGCATATAGAAGAGTATTGAATGCAAATGTGATCTTAAACGGGATAGAGAAAATAAAGCCGCAAATTTCTGAACAGCAAAACTGGAATAATGTAAAAGGAAGTGCGCTGTTTTTTAGGGCTTTTGATTTCTTTAATCTGGCGCAAGGATATTGCGTTAATTATAATTCTGCTTCTGCAAATCAGGATTTAGGGTTACTTTTGAAATTGGAATATAATATAAATGCTAAGCATAAGCGCAGCACACTCCAACAAACTTATGATCAGATAATAAAGGATCTTGAAACAGCAGCTAATTTATTGAATACCAAGTCTGCTGTTAAAACAAGACCTTCAAAGGAAGCCGCTTATGCTTTATTAGCCAGAACTTATCTGGTGATGGGAAATTATGAAAAGGCTGGTCAATATGCAAACTTAACTCTTCTGGTTCAGGACGATTTGCTGGATTATAGCAAATTAAACAGTGCCGCCGCTTTCCCCATAACAAGATTTAATACTGAAGTTATTTTTCATAGTCTTTTTTATTTCGGTATTTTTAATCCCAACCGAATGACTGTAACACCTGGATTATATAGCGAATATGTTGCTGGTGATTGTCGGAAAACCATATTCTTCGGTCCCACAGGATTAAATTTCAAAGGTAGCTATAACGGTGACAGGAGTTTGTTTGGTGGTTTGACTACCGGAGAAATGTACCTGATCCGCGCGGAAGCCAGGGCAAGATTAGGAGAACTTATGGGGGCTTTAAATGATTTGAATACTTTGAGAAGAAACAGATGGATTGGGATTTATGCGGATTTAAATAGTGCAGATGCAGCTACAGTATTAGATTATGTAATTAAAGAACGACGTAGAGAGTTGCCTTTTAGGGGAATTCGTTGGTCTGATTTAAGGAGGTTAAATACTGACAGTAGATTTGCAGTAACTTTAACCAGAACAAATAATGGCAATACTTATACTCTGCCGCCGAATGATAAAAGATATGTTTTGCCGATAGATGAGCAGGAAATTCGATTAAGCGGGATTCAGCAAAATGAGCGTTAA
- a CDS encoding SusC/RagA family TonB-linked outer membrane protein, with product MLLLFGMAARAQKLSYSGKNVSLNKLFKEIRKQTGFSITWNEKELDVEQRFDAGFQNTELKVVLDFISARFQLNYTIVGKMVIVKNDPVVSANAPPKPKVSNRPDSKPEVPDKERVYDLQQVEIVSTGYQRLPKERATGSFVLVDSAQLNRRVSTDILSRLEGITSGLLFNKNTMSSNTGSLDLSIRGRSTIYANDQPLIILDNFPFNGDFNSINPNDVASINVLKDAAAASIWGVRAGNGVIVITTKKGKYGQALNLSFNSNLTVAGKPDLFYNPNYLSSKDFIEVETFLFNNGKYDAALADKVNYPVVSPVVKILDRQRSGQSAAETQRQLDALRGNDIRNEELKYFYRKPVSQQYFINASKGTDKSSHYFSAGYDKILYTLANNENNRYTFNTQHTVKLLKNLELSAGLNYIRNKGTIDSTIVVTSGLNFTPYYRYKDQNGNPTVYERDYSAEFKKIAVSQGFMNWNYVPLNELSYPPTSVKGNDLRFNTGLKYEILPGLSAELKYQYQKISNNSELVSGLDAYLTRSLINQYSTTSAGKVSGFNIPVGAIQNQTSAKAVAQNFRVQLNYDKQWNRHAVSAIAGYELSEFDTQANKYTRYGYDSTTGKSVDVDTVTTFNLNPSGRAKINSGADLFGRLDRIRSVFGNAAYTYDYKYTVSASARMDGSNYFGVKTNQKNVPLWSAGALWHLDRESFYKLDWLPVLKLRATYGFNGNLDRSNTGVTTFKYSVVNAMYSNLPYASIINIGNPELRWEKIGIANFGVDFGLRNQVLTGRIEYFFKNGLDMLGDKSFPSRAGIKVLRGNYSKMKSNGFDIALNSKNLSGKLKWQTNVLFSTVHDEVTLYDVIEPNTIYYVGSYNATPIVGKPVYGIYSYRWAGLDPVNGDPRGYAYNEVTKKIEISKDYATIIGKTKPEDLEYSGSARPTFFGALNNTFTYRKFTFGVNISYKMGYYFRKSSVNYSGMYSTSLSRFMHKDFANRWQNPGDENRTNVPSMGNYGADEARDKFYNGSSATVLEGDHVRLQDISLSYDFDTRNWASIPVKQIQLYLYANNLGILWKANDAGLDPDLIAGQGERLVNPFPKSFSFGLKANF from the coding sequence ATGCTCTTACTGTTTGGAATGGCAGCGCGTGCGCAAAAGTTAAGCTATTCGGGTAAGAACGTATCGTTAAACAAGCTTTTTAAGGAAATCAGAAAACAAACCGGCTTCAGCATAACCTGGAATGAGAAGGAATTGGATGTTGAGCAGCGCTTTGATGCTGGTTTTCAGAATACTGAGCTGAAAGTGGTATTGGACTTTATTTCGGCCAGGTTTCAATTGAATTATACCATTGTAGGTAAAATGGTGATCGTAAAGAACGATCCGGTTGTTTCGGCCAATGCTCCGCCAAAACCTAAGGTCTCCAATAGGCCAGACAGCAAGCCAGAGGTGCCCGATAAGGAACGTGTATATGACTTGCAGCAGGTTGAAATCGTGAGTACTGGTTATCAGAGACTTCCCAAGGAACGCGCCACGGGAAGTTTTGTGTTGGTAGACAGTGCGCAACTGAACCGCAGGGTAAGCACTGATATTTTAAGCCGGCTGGAAGGAATTACCAGTGGGCTTTTGTTCAATAAAAATACGATGAGCAGCAATACGGGGAGCCTGGATCTATCTATCCGTGGCAGAAGTACCATTTATGCGAATGATCAGCCTTTGATTATTCTGGATAATTTTCCTTTTAATGGTGATTTTAATTCCATTAACCCGAATGACGTGGCCAGCATTAACGTGTTGAAAGATGCAGCAGCGGCCTCTATCTGGGGTGTTAGGGCAGGTAATGGCGTTATTGTGATTACAACCAAGAAAGGAAAGTACGGACAAGCTTTGAATTTAAGTTTCAACAGTAACCTTACAGTTGCTGGTAAACCGGATCTGTTTTACAACCCGAATTACTTATCGTCTAAAGATTTTATAGAGGTAGAGACATTTTTATTTAACAATGGTAAGTACGATGCGGCCCTGGCGGATAAGGTAAATTATCCCGTGGTTTCTCCTGTAGTGAAAATTCTGGACAGACAACGTTCCGGGCAATCGGCCGCTGAAACGCAAAGACAACTGGACGCCTTGAGGGGCAATGACATCAGGAATGAAGAACTGAAATACTTTTACCGGAAGCCGGTTTCGCAACAGTATTTTATAAATGCCAGTAAGGGAACTGATAAGTCCAGTCATTATTTTTCTGCCGGATATGACAAAATTTTGTACACTTTGGCAAATAATGAGAACAATCGCTATACTTTTAATACGCAGCATACAGTAAAGTTGCTGAAGAACCTGGAGTTAAGTGCAGGTTTAAATTATATTAGGAATAAGGGGACTATTGACAGTACGATAGTGGTGACTTCTGGATTGAATTTTACTCCTTATTATCGGTACAAAGATCAAAATGGGAACCCGACTGTCTATGAGCGGGATTACAGCGCGGAGTTCAAAAAAATAGCTGTTTCACAAGGTTTTATGAATTGGAATTATGTTCCTTTGAATGAATTAAGCTATCCGCCGACTAGTGTGAAAGGAAATGATCTTCGTTTTAACACCGGATTGAAGTATGAGATATTACCCGGTCTGAGTGCAGAATTGAAGTATCAATATCAGAAAATTAGTAACAATTCTGAACTGGTTAGTGGTCTAGATGCTTATTTGACCAGAAGCTTGATTAATCAATATTCGACTACGAGTGCCGGAAAGGTAAGTGGATTTAATATTCCCGTAGGTGCTATTCAAAATCAAACCTCAGCTAAAGCTGTGGCCCAGAATTTCAGAGTTCAGTTGAATTATGACAAACAATGGAACAGACATGCGGTTTCTGCTATTGCAGGATACGAGCTTTCTGAATTTGATACGCAGGCTAATAAATATACCCGTTATGGTTATGATTCAACCACTGGGAAATCCGTTGATGTGGATACTGTGACTACTTTTAACTTAAACCCATCTGGAAGGGCTAAGATTAATTCTGGTGCAGATCTTTTCGGCAGGCTTGATCGGATTCGTTCTGTTTTTGGAAATGCAGCCTATACTTATGATTATAAGTATACTGTTTCTGCCAGTGCCAGAATGGATGGTTCTAATTACTTCGGTGTTAAAACCAACCAGAAAAATGTACCTTTGTGGTCGGCAGGTGCTTTATGGCATTTGGACCGGGAGAGCTTTTACAAATTGGACTGGCTGCCAGTATTGAAGTTAAGGGCAACTTATGGTTTTAACGGAAATCTGGATAGAAGTAATACAGGTGTTACTACTTTCAAATATAGCGTGGTCAATGCAATGTATAGCAATTTACCCTATGCCAGCATTATAAATATCGGTAACCCGGAATTGCGTTGGGAAAAGATTGGTATTGCGAATTTTGGAGTTGACTTTGGTTTACGGAATCAAGTACTTACCGGCAGAATAGAATACTTCTTTAAAAACGGTTTAGATATGTTGGGGGATAAATCATTTCCATCAAGAGCTGGGATAAAGGTATTAAGAGGAAATTATTCAAAGATGAAATCCAATGGTTTTGATATTGCTTTAAATTCCAAGAATCTAAGTGGCAAATTGAAATGGCAAACAAATGTATTGTTTTCTACAGTGCATGATGAAGTTACCCTTTATGATGTGATTGAACCCAATACCATTTATTATGTTGGAAGTTATAATGCGACTCCTATAGTAGGAAAGCCTGTTTATGGAATTTACAGTTATCGATGGGCTGGCTTGGACCCTGTGAATGGAGATCCGAGAGGCTATGCTTATAACGAGGTCACTAAAAAAATTGAAATTAGCAAAGATTATGCAACAATAATTGGTAAAACCAAACCCGAAGATTTAGAATATAGTGGTTCTGCGAGACCTACTTTTTTTGGTGCCCTGAACAATACCTTTACTTATCGTAAATTTACCTTTGGGGTTAACATCAGCTATAAAATGGGTTATTATTTCAGAAAATCATCCGTAAATTATTCCGGTATGTACAGTACCAGCTTAAGCAGGTTTATGCATAAGGATTTTGCCAATCGCTGGCAAAATCCGGGAGATGAAAACCGGACAAATGTACCTTCAATGGGGAATTATGGAGCTGATGAGGCCAGGGACAAATTTTACAATGGTTCATCTGCAACAGTACTAGAAGGTGATCACGTCCGTTTGCAGGACATCAGTTTGAGTTACGACTTTGATACCCGTAATTGGGCATCAATTCCAGTGAAGCAGATTCAATTGTATCTTTATGCAAATAATCTGGGGATTCTTTGGAAAGCCAATGATGCAGGTTTGGATCCCGATTTGATTGCAGGACAAGGAGAACGATTGGTAAATCCATTTCCGAAGAGTTTTTCATTTGGTTTGAAAGCTAATTTTTAA